In Flavobacteriaceae bacterium, the following proteins share a genomic window:
- a CDS encoding alpha/beta hydrolase: MTSNFILFKNTKIHFTVNGEGQAIVLLHGFLENSTMWNASIPQLSKNHKVICIDLLGHGNTGCIGYIHTMELMAEGISQVLNFLKISNLIFIGHSMGGYVALAYAEKYPKTIKGICLVNSTSKSDSEERKLNRDRAIKAVKHNHKAFINMAISNLFMPENRNRFSYEINQLKNEALKTPLQGIIAALEGMKIRGNREYVIKTSSFKKMMMISKKDPVLDYSSLLDEAQKNGVQTVELSDGHMSYIENKKSFSYYLMHFIENI, translated from the coding sequence ATGACGTCAAACTTTATTTTATTTAAAAACACAAAAATTCACTTTACTGTTAATGGAGAAGGGCAAGCTATTGTTTTACTGCACGGATTTTTAGAAAATAGCACAATGTGGAATGCTTCCATACCTCAATTGTCTAAAAACCATAAGGTTATTTGTATCGATCTTTTAGGACACGGGAATACAGGTTGCATTGGCTATATACATACTATGGAGCTTATGGCTGAAGGAATTTCGCAAGTGCTAAATTTTTTAAAAATTTCTAACCTTATTTTTATAGGGCACTCTATGGGTGGCTATGTGGCCCTAGCTTATGCTGAAAAATATCCAAAAACTATTAAAGGTATATGCTTAGTTAATTCGACATCTAAATCAGATTCTGAAGAACGGAAACTAAATAGAGATCGTGCCATTAAAGCTGTAAAACACAATCACAAAGCATTTATTAATATGGCAATTTCTAATTTATTCATGCCAGAAAACAGGAATCGCTTCTCTTACGAAATTAATCAATTAAAAAATGAAGCTCTTAAAACACCTCTTCAAGGTATTATTGCTGCTTTAGAAGGAATGAAAATAAGAGGTAATAGAGAGTATGTTATAAAAACATCAAGCTTTAAGAAAATGATGATGATTAGTAAAAAGGATCCTGTTTTAGATTACAGCTCTTTATTAGACGAAGCACAAAAAAATGGAGTACAAACTGTAGAATTATCTGACGGACATATGAGTTATATTGAAAATAAGAAATCTTTTTCTTACTATTTAATGCATTTCATCGAAAATATATGA
- the thiL gene encoding thiamine-phosphate kinase: MIEDKNEQRTQLSDLGEFGLIDHLTKNFKIKQKSTLKSIGDDAAVLDFESKQIVVTTDLLVEGVHFDLSYMPLKHLGYKAIIVNLSDVYAMNANATQVTVSIAVSNRFPLEALEELYAGIETAANIYNIDVIGGDTTSSTSGLLISVTAIGEINTDNVVYRSGAKPNDLLVVSGDLGGAYMGLQVLEREKQVFKVNSNNQPDLDAYTYIIERQLKPEARKDIVTLLKDLDVKPTAMIDISDGLSSEILHLCKQSNVGCDLYEDKIPLDPQVISTCEEFKIDSTTIALNGGEDYELLMTVSQEDYPKIKANPNFTVIGYIKESKEGSHLITRADTKIPIKAQGWNAVNN; the protein is encoded by the coding sequence ATGATAGAAGATAAAAATGAACAACGCACACAGTTAAGTGATTTAGGTGAGTTTGGATTAATTGATCATCTCACCAAAAACTTTAAAATTAAACAAAAGTCTACACTAAAAAGTATTGGTGATGATGCAGCAGTTTTAGATTTTGAATCTAAGCAAATTGTGGTAACTACAGATTTATTAGTGGAGGGCGTTCATTTTGATTTGAGTTATATGCCTTTAAAACATTTAGGATATAAAGCAATTATAGTTAATCTATCTGATGTGTATGCTATGAATGCCAATGCTACCCAGGTAACAGTTTCTATTGCTGTATCCAATCGTTTTCCTTTAGAAGCATTAGAAGAATTATATGCAGGAATCGAAACAGCTGCTAATATTTATAATATAGATGTTATTGGTGGAGATACTACATCATCAACATCTGGACTTTTAATTTCTGTTACTGCAATTGGTGAAATTAACACTGATAATGTTGTTTACAGAAGCGGAGCAAAACCAAACGATTTATTAGTAGTTAGTGGAGATTTAGGAGGTGCATATATGGGATTACAGGTTTTAGAACGCGAAAAACAAGTTTTTAAAGTAAATTCTAACAATCAACCAGATTTAGATGCTTATACTTACATTATTGAGCGACAATTAAAACCTGAAGCCAGAAAAGATATTGTAACATTATTAAAAGATTTAGATGTTAAACCAACTGCGATGATTGACATAAGTGACGGATTATCTTCAGAAATTTTACATTTATGTAAACAAAGTAATGTGGGTTGTGATTTATACGAAGATAAAATACCATTAGATCCTCAAGTAATTTCTACTTGTGAAGAATTTAAAATTGACAGTACTACAATAGCTTTAAATGGAGGGGAAGATTATGAATTATTAATGACTGTTTCTCAAGAAGATTATCCAAAAATTAAAGCGAATCCTAATTTTACTGTAATAGGTTATATTAAAGAATCTAAAGAGGGCTCACATTTAATAACGCGAGCAGACACTAAAATTCCTATTAAAGCTCAAGGTTGGAATGCAGTTAATAATTAA
- a CDS encoding iron-sulfur cluster assembly accessory protein, producing the protein MIKVSETAKNKVVQLMTEEGYNAQLDYIRVGVKSGGCSGLSYDLKFDKEQLEEDKVFEDNGVKIIVDKKSFLYLIGTTLEYSGGLNGTGFVFNNPNANRTCGCGESFSL; encoded by the coding sequence ATGATTAAAGTTTCTGAAACAGCAAAAAACAAAGTCGTACAATTGATGACTGAAGAAGGCTATAACGCTCAATTAGACTACATTAGAGTAGGTGTAAAAAGCGGTGGTTGTTCTGGGTTATCTTACGATTTAAAATTTGATAAAGAACAACTAGAAGAAGATAAAGTTTTTGAAGACAATGGTGTAAAAATTATTGTAGACAAAAAAAGCTTTTTATATCTCATTGGCACCACCTTAGAATATTCTGGAGGTCTAAACGGAACAGGATTCGTATTTAATAATCCTAATGCTAACCGTACTTGCGGTTGCGGCGAAAGTTTTTCACTATAA